In one window of Methanolobus mangrovi DNA:
- a CDS encoding ammonium transporter: MYGISQKLNSKMIWQALLLMSVIFMLFIVPASAGTVEENSESIANLETALTVLWLIIAGAIVFLMHAGFSLVEIGLTRTKNTANILMKNFMTICLGVVVYWAVGWGIMYGADFAGLIGIDQFFLVGADNAVWNSWWFQMVFAATGATIVSGAMAERTDFKAYLIYTVLMVALIYPVYGHWVWSGSGILTSGFIVDAIGVGHHDFAGSGVVHSIGGYSALAGVLLVGPRIGKFKNGKALAIPGHSLPLAFLGTLILAFGWVGFNGGSTLDGNDPFVSLVIANTFLAGAAGGIMVMIITWMKTGKPDPSLTANGLLAGLVAITAPCGSVSNTAAIIIGVIGGIVVYAGVMFNENVLKLDDPVGAIAVHGYTGSWGLLSVGLFALGTNGTILEGAAYTAETAGLFYGGGVQLLLIQIVAVILSIVWAFGISFIIFKILDAVIGLRVSEEHEITGLDVVEHGISAYPEFLIAKE, encoded by the coding sequence ATGTATGGAATATCACAGAAACTCAATTCAAAGATGATCTGGCAGGCTTTACTGCTGATGAGCGTCATTTTTATGTTATTTATAGTTCCGGCATCTGCTGGAACGGTTGAAGAGAACAGCGAATCAATAGCAAACCTTGAAACTGCACTTACAGTCTTGTGGCTGATCATTGCAGGTGCAATAGTGTTCCTTATGCATGCAGGTTTCTCACTTGTGGAGATCGGTCTGACAAGAACAAAGAACACAGCCAACATTCTCATGAAGAACTTCATGACCATCTGTCTTGGTGTAGTTGTATACTGGGCAGTAGGCTGGGGAATCATGTATGGTGCTGACTTTGCAGGACTTATTGGTATTGACCAGTTCTTCCTTGTAGGAGCTGACAATGCAGTATGGAACAGCTGGTGGTTCCAGATGGTCTTCGCAGCAACCGGTGCAACAATCGTTTCCGGTGCAATGGCTGAGAGGACTGACTTCAAGGCATATCTCATTTACACAGTACTTATGGTAGCACTCATCTATCCAGTATACGGACACTGGGTATGGAGCGGCTCAGGAATTCTTACAAGCGGATTTATCGTTGATGCAATCGGTGTGGGACACCACGACTTTGCAGGATCTGGTGTAGTACACTCAATTGGTGGTTACTCAGCTCTTGCAGGTGTATTACTTGTAGGCCCAAGAATCGGAAAGTTCAAGAACGGAAAGGCATTGGCAATTCCTGGTCACAGTCTTCCACTCGCATTCCTCGGTACCCTTATACTGGCATTCGGCTGGGTAGGATTCAACGGTGGTAGTACCCTTGATGGAAATGACCCATTTGTCAGCCTTGTTATCGCAAACACATTCCTGGCTGGTGCAGCTGGCGGAATCATGGTTATGATCATCACCTGGATGAAGACAGGAAAGCCAGACCCATCCCTTACAGCAAACGGACTTCTTGCAGGTCTTGTAGCAATCACAGCCCCTTGTGGTTCAGTTAGTAACACAGCAGCAATCATCATTGGTGTCATCGGTGGTATTGTAGTATACGCAGGTGTAATGTTCAATGAGAACGTACTTAAGTTGGATGACCCTGTAGGCGCAATCGCAGTACACGGATATACCGGTAGCTGGGGACTTCTTTCAGTAGGTCTCTTTGCACTCGGAACCAATGGTACAATACTCGAAGGTGCAGCATACACAGCAGAGACAGCAGGTCTCTTCTACGGTGGTGGAGTACAGCTCCTTCTCATCCAGATAGTCGCTGTAATACTCAGTATAGTCTGGGCATTTGGTATCTCATTCATCATCTTCAAGATCCTCGATGCTGTAATCGGACTCCGTGTATCTGAAGAACATGAGATCACAGGACTGGACGTCGTTGAACACGGTATCAGTGCATACCCAGAGTTCCTTATTGCAAAGGAGTGA
- a CDS encoding ABC1 kinase family protein has translation MIKRYGKIVDALVKYEFGHLVDRMGIGNIRPLRSRIIKQEKVLKDTYSGPTKVRLMLEELGPTYIKLGQILSMRQDLIPPEYANEFTKLQDEIQPFGIEEVEKLIKEELGSGVDDLFDLFEETPIAAASIGQVHRAKLKSGEEVVVKVQRPGIKKIIEADLDIIYSIASFTEEHLPEAKLYRPMEIVEEFERSIRAELDYTQEGRNAEHFAHNFREHPRIYIPKVYWDYSSMKVLTLEYIDGVKSSSFEELDRMKVDRKEIAVDVLKSFMKQMYDDGFFHADLHPGNVFIMKDGRIALLDFGMAGFLSADMRNLLIDELVAITRGDTVLYIELLRDLGSIGDEVDIASLKIDIDHLLYKYYGRTANQLNTALILEEMIGLLRKYQIRVPANVALLSKGVMTIEGFSSIMDPQINLAVVAEPFAKKAIKDRIRLTNIASTAYRDFSNWSRVLHRAPMKISHILDIAERGYLKLQFEPQGFDRVVAEIDAASNRLAFSLIISAIIVGSTLIIQTGMEPHIWGVPLLGVIGFLMAGFLGMWLVVYILRTGRI, from the coding sequence ATGATCAAACGATACGGGAAGATCGTTGATGCACTTGTAAAATATGAATTCGGACATCTTGTTGACAGGATGGGAATAGGTAACATTCGGCCTTTAAGATCAAGAATAATAAAACAGGAAAAGGTCTTGAAGGATACATATTCCGGGCCAACGAAAGTCAGGTTGATGCTGGAAGAACTTGGACCTACATACATAAAACTTGGCCAGATACTCAGCATGCGACAGGATCTGATACCCCCTGAATACGCAAATGAATTTACCAAGCTTCAGGATGAGATACAGCCTTTTGGAATAGAAGAAGTTGAAAAACTCATCAAGGAAGAACTGGGTTCGGGCGTAGATGATCTTTTTGATCTTTTTGAAGAAACACCTATTGCTGCAGCTTCGATCGGTCAGGTTCACCGTGCAAAATTAAAGAGCGGCGAGGAAGTGGTCGTTAAGGTCCAGAGACCAGGGATCAAGAAGATAATAGAAGCAGACCTCGACATAATATACAGTATTGCATCTTTTACAGAAGAACATCTGCCTGAAGCAAAATTATATCGGCCGATGGAAATTGTAGAGGAATTTGAACGATCCATCCGTGCAGAACTTGATTACACCCAAGAAGGCAGGAATGCCGAGCACTTTGCCCACAATTTCAGAGAACATCCACGCATATACATCCCGAAGGTCTACTGGGATTATTCCAGTATGAAAGTACTGACCCTTGAGTACATTGACGGCGTCAAAAGCAGTTCTTTTGAGGAACTTGACAGAATGAAAGTGGACAGGAAAGAAATTGCTGTCGATGTGCTGAAATCTTTCATGAAGCAGATGTATGATGACGGCTTCTTCCATGCAGACCTGCATCCGGGGAATGTATTCATAATGAAGGACGGAAGGATAGCACTTCTGGACTTTGGAATGGCAGGATTCCTGTCCGCGGATATGCGCAATCTGCTCATTGACGAACTTGTCGCCATCACCAGAGGTGACACTGTCCTGTATATTGAACTTTTAAGGGACCTCGGATCCATCGGAGATGAAGTGGATATAGCATCCCTTAAGATCGATATTGACCACCTCTTATACAAGTACTATGGAAGAACTGCTAACCAGCTTAACACTGCACTGATACTGGAAGAAATGATTGGCCTCCTGAGGAAATATCAGATCAGAGTTCCTGCCAATGTTGCACTTTTATCAAAGGGTGTTATGACCATAGAAGGATTCAGCAGTATCATGGACCCGCAAATAAACCTGGCAGTCGTAGCGGAACCCTTTGCAAAGAAAGCAATAAAAGACCGTATTCGCCTCACAAATATCGCAAGCACTGCATACAGGGATTTTAGCAACTGGTCCCGTGTCCTTCACCGGGCACCTATGAAGATATCACATATACTGGACATTGCTGAAAGGGGTTATCTAAAACTGCAGTTTGAGCCACAGGGTTTTGACAGGGTCGTTGCTGAAATAGATGCAGCAAGTAACCGTCTTGCCTTCAGTCTTATAATTTCAGCCATAATCGTAGGATCCACCCTGATAATACAAACTGGAATGGAACCTCACATATGGGGAGTACCGTTACTTGGAGTCATTGGATTTCTAATGGCAGGATTTTTGGGAATGTGGTTGGTAGTATATATTCTCCGAACAGGAAGGATATAG
- a CDS encoding P-II family nitrogen regulator: protein MQMIRAIVRPNKVTDIVEALEKDGFVSLTKTDVFGRGKQRGIHTADVQFDELPKTMLMLVVENEDKDKVLEIIKTSAHTGKYGDGKVFVNPVENAYTIRTGESGL, encoded by the coding sequence ATGCAAATGATTCGTGCAATTGTCAGACCGAACAAGGTAACTGATATTGTAGAGGCACTCGAAAAGGACGGCTTTGTATCCCTTACCAAGACCGATGTATTTGGTAGAGGTAAGCAAAGAGGTATACACACAGCTGATGTACAGTTCGATGAACTTCCAAAGACAATGCTCATGCTGGTAGTTGAAAACGAAGACAAGGACAAAGTCCTTGAAATCATCAAGACTTCAGCTCACACAGGAAAGTATGGAGACGGTAAGGTCTTCGTAAACCCAGTAGAAAACGCATACACAATACGTACTGGCGAAAGCGGACTTTAA
- a CDS encoding phasin family protein — protein sequence MKDVSDITEIMKKVGLFGIGLWALTEEKIQDIADDLIENGEIKKEEGKKFVREVVDEQKKQKEDIEKKISSKVQETINKADIATKEEVRELKEIIKKLDEKLDKLTGSDKEEKDV from the coding sequence ATGAAAGACGTTTCAGACATCACAGAAATCATGAAAAAGGTTGGTCTTTTTGGAATCGGTTTGTGGGCATTAACAGAGGAGAAGATACAGGACATTGCCGATGATCTTATCGAGAACGGAGAGATCAAGAAGGAAGAAGGCAAGAAATTCGTTCGCGAAGTAGTTGATGAACAAAAGAAACAGAAGGAAGACATCGAGAAAAAGATATCATCCAAGGTCCAGGAAACCATCAACAAAGCTGACATCGCAACAAAAGAGGAAGTCCGCGAACTCAAAGAGATCATTAAAAAGCTTGATGAGAAACTTGACAAACTCACAGGCTCCGATAAAGAAGAGAAGGATGTTTAA
- a CDS encoding sensor histidine kinase: MSSKQKILIVDDEKINVALLTSYLTETYDVITASTGEKALQIVKKEEPDLILLDVIMPGMDGFDVCRIIKHDYKLDFIPIIMLTALTSRDDHQKGIEVGADDFLKKPADRFELDKKITSLLRIKEQHDTLLMDRNKAYEYLDYVGVLIAVLDKNYKLIHINKKGADILGYNRDNIINRNWLDLFVAESYAEHVKNKYDPLQQGQPDGQEYHEYPIMTITRKERLFRWYDSVLRDENGRVASILISGEDITEKRKDEIKLMEYANQLKHSNDLKDLFTDVLRHDLLNPAGLIKSFTEILEEKNPTNEQKRIIDNIKKSNLKLIELIEDAAHLAKLESMEEMVFVRTDIGFILRETSDNFSHDLKNKEIKLDMTPNASYPALANPMIQGVFSNLLSNAIKYSPDNTKITIKVDDVGNRWKVSIADQGDGIPDKDKAAVFDRFNRLHKETIKGNGIGLAIVKRIMDLHDESVGVVNNPEGKGSIFWFTLKKAQI; the protein is encoded by the coding sequence GTGAGTAGTAAACAAAAGATATTGATCGTGGATGATGAGAAGATCAACGTAGCACTTCTTACGTCATACCTTACTGAAACCTATGACGTAATAACAGCATCCACAGGCGAGAAGGCACTGCAGATCGTGAAGAAAGAAGAGCCGGACCTTATACTCCTTGATGTTATCATGCCGGGAATGGATGGGTTTGACGTATGCAGGATCATCAAGCACGATTACAAACTTGATTTTATACCAATCATAATGCTCACAGCCCTGACATCCAGGGATGACCACCAGAAAGGAATCGAAGTCGGTGCTGACGACTTCCTAAAAAAACCTGCAGACAGATTTGAGCTGGACAAAAAGATAACATCCCTTTTGCGTATCAAAGAACAGCATGATACACTACTTATGGATCGCAACAAGGCATACGAATATCTTGACTATGTAGGCGTTCTGATAGCTGTTCTTGATAAGAATTACAAACTTATCCATATCAACAAGAAAGGCGCTGATATTCTTGGTTACAACAGAGACAACATCATCAACAGAAACTGGCTGGATCTCTTTGTTGCAGAAAGTTATGCAGAACATGTGAAAAACAAATATGACCCTCTACAGCAAGGACAGCCCGATGGACAGGAATATCACGAATACCCCATAATGACCATCACAAGGAAAGAAAGACTGTTCAGATGGTACGACAGCGTCCTTAGAGACGAGAATGGTAGGGTAGCCAGCATTCTCATATCAGGAGAAGATATCACAGAGAAAAGGAAAGACGAGATCAAATTGATGGAATATGCAAACCAGCTGAAGCATTCCAATGACCTGAAAGACCTTTTCACTGACGTACTACGCCATGACCTGTTAAATCCTGCAGGACTTATAAAGTCATTTACTGAGATACTTGAAGAGAAGAATCCCACTAATGAACAGAAACGTATAATAGATAATATCAAAAAATCAAATTTGAAACTTATTGAACTCATTGAGGATGCAGCCCATCTTGCAAAACTGGAATCCATGGAAGAAATGGTATTTGTAAGAACGGACATAGGATTCATACTCAGAGAGACCAGTGATAATTTTTCACATGATCTGAAGAATAAAGAGATCAAGCTTGATATGACACCAAACGCTTCATATCCTGCGCTTGCTAACCCTATGATACAGGGTGTTTTTTCGAACCTGCTTTCAAACGCCATCAAATATAGCCCCGATAACACTAAAATCACCATAAAAGTAGATGATGTTGGTAACAGATGGAAAGTGAGTATTGCAGACCAGGGAGATGGCATCCCGGACAAAGATAAAGCAGCCGTTTTCGACCGTTTTAACAGATTGCATAAAGAAACCATAAAAGGAAACGGAATCGGTCTTGCTATTGTAAAAAGAATTATGGACCTGCATGACGAAAGTGTAGGTGTGGTCAATAATCCTGAAGGGAAGGGAAGTATTTTCTGGTTCACCTTGAAGAAAGCCCAGATATAA
- a CDS encoding DUF128 domain-containing protein, whose amino-acid sequence MTDPNVERKLVEIMRIINESDKPVGARLIADELHNRGYAIGERAVRYHLRILDERGFTKKHGYIGRTITERGKKELNDALISDRFGFVITKIEELMYRANYNLETGKGNVIVNITNIDKNDYDNATDIIRYAMEHGATISPRVGIIEEDTDLDIYVPDGKVALATVCSITFDGLLLNNGVPVVPIYGGLMQMEDYSPTGFLDLISYSGTSIDPIKIFLRRKATSILEAIDTGNGKMLANVRQIPASAAQRATEIMEMAKKEDITGHITVGDPGEDVLYAPIERGKIGIPVMVGINSVAAVEEAGINVDTHPVSAVMEYSKMKKL is encoded by the coding sequence ATGACTGATCCAAACGTTGAGAGAAAGCTTGTCGAAATTATGCGCATTATCAATGAAAGTGACAAGCCAGTAGGTGCACGCCTTATAGCTGATGAGCTGCACAACCGCGGCTATGCAATCGGAGAAAGGGCCGTTAGATACCATTTACGCATACTTGATGAAAGAGGCTTTACAAAGAAACATGGATACATCGGGCGCACTATAACTGAACGTGGCAAGAAAGAACTCAATGATGCACTTATAAGTGACAGGTTTGGTTTTGTCATTACCAAAATAGAAGAGTTGATGTACAGGGCAAACTACAATCTCGAAACCGGTAAAGGCAATGTTATCGTCAATATAACGAATATCGACAAAAATGATTATGATAATGCCACAGACATCATCAGATACGCCATGGAACATGGTGCAACTATCAGCCCCAGAGTAGGAATAATCGAGGAAGATACGGACCTTGATATTTATGTGCCTGATGGAAAAGTTGCCCTTGCAACCGTGTGCAGTATCACTTTTGATGGTTTGCTTTTGAATAACGGAGTTCCGGTAGTTCCTATATACGGTGGTCTGATGCAAATGGAAGACTACAGCCCCACTGGTTTTCTGGACCTCATTTCATACAGCGGGACATCCATTGACCCCATTAAGATATTCCTCAGGCGTAAAGCAACATCCATCCTTGAAGCAATTGACACAGGTAACGGTAAAATGCTTGCAAACGTCCGCCAGATACCTGCATCTGCAGCCCAGAGAGCAACGGAGATTATGGAAATGGCAAAGAAAGAGGACATCACCGGGCATATTACAGTAGGAGACCCTGGAGAAGATGTTCTTTATGCGCCAATAGAAAGAGGAAAGATTGGCATCCCTGTAATGGTTGGAATCAATTCTGTTGCTGCTGTTGAAGAAGCCGGGATCAATGTTGACACACATCCAGTATCAGCAGTTATGGAATACAGCAAGATGAAGAAGCTTTGA
- a CDS encoding P-II family nitrogen regulator: MKEITAIIRMNKVHKTLDALSECGYPSFTVEKVMGRGKQRGLCYEFDPPLPEQEGVSSKNCIPFIPKRLFTIVVDDKAADRVVQRIININQTGHAGDGKIFVTDIPEAYRVRTGESGEMTVGRNEE, from the coding sequence ATGAAGGAAATAACGGCAATTATTCGCATGAACAAGGTGCACAAGACCCTAGATGCACTTTCAGAGTGTGGATACCCTTCTTTCACTGTGGAAAAGGTAATGGGAAGAGGCAAGCAGAGAGGATTGTGCTATGAATTCGACCCACCACTTCCTGAGCAGGAAGGAGTATCATCAAAGAACTGCATCCCATTCATTCCAAAGCGTCTGTTCACAATCGTAGTTGATGACAAGGCAGCAGACAGGGTAGTACAGAGGATAATCAACATCAATCAGACAGGCCATGCAGGAGATGGAAAGATATTCGTAACGGACATACCTGAAGCTTACAGAGTAAGAACAGGAGAATCCGGAGAGATGACTGTAGGGAGGAATGAAGAATGA
- a CDS encoding P-II family nitrogen regulator, with the protein MMKIEAIIRPTKIHEVKDALDAAGYESITVTDVKGRGKQKGVMQQWRGRKYCVDLLPKIKMEIVINDEDVDKVVEVIMKTAETGSIGDGKIFIYPVSKIIRIRTGETDGEAL; encoded by the coding sequence ATGATGAAGATAGAAGCAATTATAAGACCAACAAAGATCCACGAAGTCAAGGACGCACTGGATGCAGCAGGATATGAAAGTATCACTGTGACAGACGTAAAAGGCCGTGGTAAGCAGAAGGGTGTAATGCAGCAGTGGAGAGGACGCAAGTATTGTGTCGATCTGCTGCCAAAGATAAAGATGGAAATAGTGATCAATGATGAAGATGTCGACAAGGTTGTCGAGGTCATCATGAAGACCGCAGAAACCGGTTCAATCGGTGACGGTAAGATCTTTATCTATCCTGTAAGCAAGATCATCAGGATCCGTACAGGAGAAACAGACGGAGAAGCACTTTAA
- a CDS encoding DUF3303 domain-containing protein, with the protein MLFFDISSWDPHDSEKVIEHFKNLRPPAGINVINQWVDLNGGRYFILYEAESSEAYAEFNIPWSDVCVIDSVPVMESTDFIKLMIAKGL; encoded by the coding sequence ATGCTATTTTTTGATATAAGTTCATGGGATCCCCATGATAGTGAAAAGGTAATTGAACACTTTAAGAATTTAAGGCCACCTGCAGGTATTAATGTAATCAACCAGTGGGTAGATCTCAATGGGGGCAGGTATTTCATTCTCTATGAGGCAGAAAGCTCAGAAGCGTATGCAGAATTCAATATTCCCTGGTCTGATGTCTGTGTTATAGACAGTGTACCTGTTATGGAATCCACTGATTTCATAAAACTTATGATCGCAAAGGGATTGTGA
- the nifH gene encoding nitrogenase iron protein has product MRQVAIYGKGGIGKSTTTQNLTAALATMGKKILLVGCDPKADSTRMLLGGLNQKTVLDTLRSEGDESVELDQLIQPGFGGIKCVESGGPEPGVGCAGRGIITSINLLENLGAYEDDLDYVFYDVLGDVVCGGFAMPIREGKAQEIYIVASGELMAIYAANNICKGIQKYAKGGARLGGIICNSRKVDGERELLEAFANRLGSKLIHFVPRDNIVQRAEINRKVVIDFDPECDQAKEYLTLASNIENNDLFVVPKPMEMEDLETMMVEFGIVEL; this is encoded by the coding sequence ATGCGACAAGTAGCAATATACGGAAAGGGCGGAATCGGCAAGTCAACAACAACACAGAATTTGACAGCAGCACTCGCCACTATGGGAAAAAAGATACTGTTAGTAGGATGCGACCCAAAGGCAGACTCAACAAGAATGCTCCTTGGAGGTCTTAACCAGAAGACAGTACTTGACACACTTAGAAGTGAAGGCGATGAATCTGTTGAACTCGACCAGCTCATTCAACCAGGATTCGGAGGCATAAAGTGTGTAGAATCCGGCGGACCAGAACCTGGTGTCGGTTGTGCAGGAAGAGGAATTATCACATCAATTAACCTGTTGGAAAACCTTGGTGCATACGAAGATGATCTGGACTACGTTTTCTATGACGTACTGGGTGACGTAGTATGTGGTGGTTTTGCAATGCCAATCCGTGAAGGAAAGGCACAGGAGATTTACATAGTTGCCAGTGGAGAACTCATGGCAATCTACGCAGCAAACAACATCTGCAAGGGTATCCAGAAGTACGCAAAGGGCGGTGCACGTCTTGGTGGAATCATCTGTAACAGCAGAAAGGTAGATGGAGAACGCGAACTCCTCGAAGCATTTGCAAACAGACTTGGAAGCAAGCTCATCCACTTCGTACCAAGAGACAACATTGTACAGCGTGCTGAAATCAACAGAAAGGTAGTTATCGACTTTGATCCTGAGTGTGATCAGGCAAAGGAATATCTTACACTTGCCAGCAACATCGAGAACAATGACCTGTTCGTAGTTCCAAAGCCAATGGAAATGGAAGACTTGGAAACAATGATGGTAGAGTTTGGAATTGTTGAACTCTAA
- a CDS encoding ABC transporter ATP-binding protein gives MLEVCNIVKEYEFNNEKRRILDNISFNVADGEILGITGKSGSGKTTILKILRGIEDFDSGFFELDGEKIEPNAGKDKQKFLACTSAIHLQRNFGLWNGPAIENIIRKLNFQIEGHEGLPEPDDDLNYDELYEEAMYYMRLVGLEHKARHSANLLSGGEKQRLILARQLAAKPRLLLLDEPVTMTGPDTKQDMLDLIKNIKTELNIPIIVVSHLPEVHLYLADRVAYLEEGKIIEIGEAEKVLKHFLKDIEEQVPLTDKADGRPIIKVTGLSNRFVLLRVGEVLKFEDISLEINKGEITAFIGPSGAGKTTLLKMIAGLRAPKEGDISYLHDGNWMNIIEFTLQRMDLRRKMSIMHQEFTLSPHSTIRDQMAFKLRLKGERSLDYARKKAIELGISDEALDTLYKITEVNEDEKDKALKELNLSIDIYSKLFPLITRENVDEHAVEVFEALDLPLSILDKTPYQISGGEHVRAYIALALVSRPEILILDEPFGDLDPVTLRDVTNSLKRINQTFGTSIIFVSHHMDFVREAAHRAILIDNAKIIMDGKPDQVCGKLVEMSHAKYLDHDISELVDN, from the coding sequence ATGCTTGAAGTATGCAATATCGTAAAAGAGTATGAATTCAATAACGAGAAGAGAAGAATTCTGGATAATATCAGTTTCAATGTTGCAGACGGAGAGATTCTTGGAATTACCGGAAAAAGTGGAAGCGGCAAAACCACGATTTTAAAGATTCTCAGAGGAATTGAGGATTTTGATTCAGGTTTTTTCGAACTTGACGGGGAAAAGATCGAACCAAATGCAGGAAAAGACAAACAGAAATTCCTTGCATGCACAAGCGCAATACACCTTCAGCGCAATTTTGGCCTATGGAACGGACCCGCGATCGAGAATATAATCCGCAAGTTGAATTTCCAGATAGAAGGACATGAAGGATTGCCAGAACCTGATGATGACCTCAACTATGACGAACTATACGAAGAGGCCATGTACTACATGCGCCTTGTAGGACTTGAACACAAGGCAAGACATTCTGCAAACCTGTTGAGCGGCGGGGAGAAACAAAGACTTATACTTGCACGCCAGCTTGCGGCTAAACCACGACTTTTACTTCTGGATGAACCTGTTACCATGACTGGTCCCGACACAAAACAGGACATGCTTGATCTCATAAAGAACATAAAGACAGAACTTAACATTCCTATTATCGTCGTTTCACATCTTCCTGAAGTCCACCTCTACCTTGCAGACAGGGTCGCATACCTGGAAGAGGGCAAGATCATTGAGATTGGCGAAGCTGAAAAGGTACTGAAACATTTCCTGAAGGATATCGAAGAACAGGTCCCACTCACCGACAAAGCAGACGGTCGCCCAATTATAAAAGTAACAGGACTTTCAAATCGTTTTGTCCTTTTGAGAGTGGGTGAAGTGTTAAAGTTTGAAGATATATCACTTGAGATTAACAAGGGAGAAATAACTGCATTTATAGGACCTTCAGGTGCAGGAAAGACAACGCTTCTGAAGATGATAGCAGGACTCAGGGCTCCAAAAGAAGGAGATATCAGTTATCTGCATGATGGAAACTGGATGAATATCATCGAATTTACCCTGCAGCGCATGGATCTTCGCAGGAAGATGAGCATCATGCATCAGGAGTTCACGCTTTCACCCCATTCCACAATCAGAGATCAAATGGCATTCAAACTGCGTCTCAAAGGCGAAAGGTCACTGGATTATGCCCGAAAAAAGGCCATAGAGCTTGGCATATCAGATGAAGCGCTTGATACGCTTTACAAAATAACGGAAGTTAACGAGGACGAGAAGGACAAGGCACTCAAGGAACTGAACCTGTCCATCGACATCTATTCCAAGCTATTCCCCCTTATCACAAGAGAGAATGTTGACGAACATGCCGTAGAGGTATTTGAGGCTCTTGACCTCCCCCTTTCAATACTTGACAAAACCCCTTACCAGATAAGCGGCGGAGAACATGTAAGGGCATACATCGCACTGGCACTTGTATCACGTCCGGAAATACTGATCCTTGACGAACCGTTCGGCGACCTTGACCCGGTTACCCTCAGAGATGTCACAAACTCCCTGAAGAGGATAAATCAGACATTTGGCACAAGCATTATATTTGTAAGCCATCACATGGACTTTGTAAGGGAAGCTGCGCACAGAGCCATTCTTATTGATAACGCAAAGATAATCATGGACGGAAAGCCTGATCAGGTATGCGGCAAACTTGTAGAGATGAGTCATGCGAAGTATCTTGACCACGACATCAGTGAATTGGTCGATAACTGA